Proteins encoded in a region of the Acidimicrobiales bacterium genome:
- a CDS encoding branched-chain amino acid ABC transporter ATP-binding protein/permease, producing MTASERPLGIWSRRPRFELSRQQQRIGLAALAVLAVVAPPFLTNYRQSQLFFPVAVYVLLAIGLNVVVGAAGMLDLGYVAFYAVGAYTTAVLTTTFHLDAWAAIPFAVVAAMLAGVLLGAPTLRLRGDYLAIVTLGFGEIVRIIALNTNALGEARGITDIKHPEPFGLRTLPYYYVALAAIALALTVSIRLNNSRVGRSWSAIREDEEAAEVMGVPTFKMRLWAFTVGASTAGLAGWLYASKVGFINPDNFPFFFSVIILSAVVLGGSGSLLGVVAGGFLIAFLPEYLRDAALGKQITSVANRALGFHAGDVTDLRVWLFGLSLILVMIFRPRGLIPSRLGGMATTDAPTDEEGETADPGLTGNRSTPAGGVCLSIENLTVDFGGVRALDNVSISVKTGSIVGVIGPNGAGKTTLFNAITGVVEPTSGDIRLDATSLKGKKPHAICRAGVARTFQNIRLFPDLSARTNVAVGLDAHHKTSVPGALGFGRRRRTEEREAKARAEALLDFVGLRGRGDARAGSLPYGDQRRLEIARALATDPCLLLLDEPGAGMNKTEKAALVALVRRIRDAGLTVVLIEHDMNLVMGLVEDITVIDFGKVIAHGSPSDVQTNQAVIDAYLGVDDGAA from the coding sequence GTGACGGCGAGTGAGCGGCCGCTCGGCATCTGGAGCCGCCGTCCGCGGTTCGAGTTGTCCCGCCAGCAGCAGCGCATCGGGCTCGCGGCGCTGGCGGTGCTCGCCGTCGTGGCGCCCCCGTTCCTAACCAATTACCGGCAGAGTCAGCTGTTCTTCCCGGTCGCCGTCTACGTGCTGTTGGCGATCGGCCTCAACGTCGTCGTCGGCGCCGCCGGCATGCTCGACCTCGGCTACGTCGCCTTCTACGCCGTTGGCGCGTACACGACGGCGGTGCTCACGACGACCTTCCACCTGGACGCGTGGGCCGCGATTCCGTTCGCCGTCGTCGCCGCCATGCTCGCCGGTGTCCTGCTCGGCGCTCCGACGCTGCGCCTGCGCGGCGACTACCTGGCCATCGTGACCCTCGGCTTCGGCGAGATCGTGCGCATCATCGCCCTCAACACGAACGCACTCGGTGAAGCGCGCGGCATCACCGACATCAAGCATCCCGAACCCTTCGGCCTGCGGACGCTGCCGTACTACTACGTGGCACTAGCGGCAATCGCGCTCGCCCTCACCGTCTCGATCCGCCTCAACAACTCGCGCGTCGGGCGCAGTTGGTCGGCGATTCGTGAGGACGAGGAGGCCGCCGAGGTCATGGGCGTTCCGACGTTCAAGATGCGGCTGTGGGCCTTCACCGTCGGCGCGTCGACGGCTGGGCTCGCGGGTTGGCTCTATGCCAGCAAGGTCGGGTTCATCAACCCCGACAATTTTCCGTTCTTCTTCTCCGTCATCATCCTGTCGGCGGTGGTGCTCGGCGGCAGTGGGTCGCTCCTCGGTGTCGTCGCCGGTGGTTTCCTCATCGCGTTCTTGCCTGAGTACTTGCGCGACGCGGCGCTGGGCAAGCAGATCACCAGCGTGGCCAATCGAGCCTTGGGCTTCCACGCCGGCGACGTCACCGACTTGCGCGTCTGGCTCTTCGGCCTCTCACTCATCCTCGTGATGATCTTCCGCCCGCGCGGCCTCATCCCGTCGCGTCTGGGCGGTATGGCGACCACCGACGCGCCGACCGACGAGGAGGGTGAAACCGCCGACCCGGGGCTCACCGGCAACCGCTCGACGCCGGCCGGCGGTGTGTGCCTCAGCATCGAGAACCTCACCGTGGACTTCGGCGGCGTGCGGGCGCTCGACAACGTGTCCATCAGCGTGAAGACCGGTTCGATCGTGGGCGTCATCGGCCCCAACGGCGCCGGCAAGACGACGCTGTTCAACGCCATCACCGGGGTGGTCGAGCCCACGAGCGGCGACATCCGCCTCGACGCCACGTCGCTCAAGGGCAAGAAGCCCCACGCCATCTGTCGGGCGGGCGTGGCCCGGACGTTTCAGAACATCCGCTTGTTCCCCGACCTCTCCGCCCGCACCAACGTGGCCGTCGGCCTCGACGCTCACCACAAGACGAGTGTGCCGGGCGCTCTCGGCTTCGGTCGTCGCCGCCGCACCGAAGAACGCGAGGCCAAGGCGCGCGCCGAGGCGCTGCTCGACTTCGTCGGCCTGCGCGGCCGCGGTGACGCACGGGCGGGATCGCTCCCCTACGGCGACCAGCGCCGGCTTGAGATCGCCCGCGCCCTCGCCACCGACCCGTGCCTGCTCCTGCTTGACGAGCCTGGCGCCGGCATGAACAAGACGGAGAAGGCGGCGCTCGTCGCCCTCGTCCGCCGCATCCGCGACGCCGGCCTCACCGTGGTGTTGATCGAGCACGACATGAACCTGGTCATGGGCCTCGTCGAGGACATCACCGTGATCGACTTCGGCAAGGTCATCGCGCACGGCTCGCCGAGCGACGTGCAGACGAATCAGGCGGTCATCGACGCGTACCTCGGGGTCGACGATGGCGCTGCTTGA
- a CDS encoding ABC transporter ATP-binding protein yields MALLELRGVAVSYGPITALKHVSLSVEPGEIVTLIGANGAGKTTTLKTISGLLQPKAGEVIFDGASIVGIPAHKLVKLGIGHAPEGRGMFPGMTVTENLEMGAYLRRGNLGDSFDRVFALFPRLAERRKQAAGTLSGGEQQMVAIGRALMSAPKLLLLDEPSMGLAPRLVAQIFSIVTEINAQGTTILLVEQNAAQALKRAHRAYILATGEVVREGDAAELAEDPAVRAAYLGIETED; encoded by the coding sequence ATGGCGCTGCTTGAACTGCGCGGCGTCGCGGTGTCGTACGGGCCGATCACCGCGTTGAAGCACGTGTCGCTGTCTGTGGAGCCCGGCGAGATCGTCACGCTCATCGGCGCCAACGGCGCCGGTAAGACGACGACGCTCAAGACGATTTCGGGATTGCTGCAACCGAAGGCCGGCGAGGTGATTTTCGACGGCGCGTCCATCGTCGGCATCCCAGCCCACAAGCTGGTGAAGCTCGGCATCGGCCACGCGCCGGAGGGCCGCGGGATGTTCCCCGGCATGACGGTGACGGAGAACCTCGAGATGGGCGCGTACCTGCGCCGCGGCAATCTGGGCGACTCGTTCGACCGCGTGTTCGCACTGTTCCCCCGGCTCGCCGAACGACGCAAGCAGGCGGCGGGCACGCTGTCGGGCGGCGAGCAGCAAATGGTTGCCATCGGTCGCGCCCTCATGAGCGCGCCCAAGCTGCTGCTGCTCGACGAACCGTCGATGGGATTGGCCCCGCGGCTCGTGGCGCAGATCTTCTCGATCGTGACCGAAATCAACGCGCAGGGCACCACGATCCTGCTCGTCGAGCAGAACGCCGCCCAGGCGCTCAAGCGTGCCCACCGCGCCTACATCCTGGCGACGGGCGAGGTGGTGCGCGAAGGCGACGCCGCCGAGCTGGCGGAAGACCCCGCCGTGCGCGCCGCGTACCTTGGCATCGAAACCGAGGACTGA
- a CDS encoding DinB family protein: MADAWVCPECGLDYGTLHPPFAINAIKSFPRRYTEAMAPASPAEDNEAVIRTRPAEGVWSALEYAAHVADLMEPFAVTIHRTNTEDNPDLSGVFFDENAKAAADNYNEQDKAAVLARLKSGADRLVAEAERVDAGNWHRMAQFGWGDRDALTMLQNAVHEGVHHLRDIEKGLVKVRGA, translated from the coding sequence ATGGCAGACGCATGGGTGTGTCCCGAATGTGGCTTGGACTACGGCACGCTGCATCCGCCGTTCGCCATCAACGCCATCAAGAGCTTCCCGCGGCGCTACACCGAAGCCATGGCGCCGGCGTCGCCCGCCGAGGACAACGAGGCGGTCATCCGCACCCGGCCGGCCGAAGGCGTCTGGTCGGCGCTGGAGTACGCCGCCCACGTGGCGGACCTCATGGAACCCTTCGCCGTGACGATCCACCGTACGAACACCGAGGACAACCCTGACCTCAGCGGCGTGTTCTTCGACGAGAACGCCAAAGCGGCGGCCGACAACTACAACGAACAGGACAAAGCGGCGGTCCTCGCCCGACTCAAGTCCGGGGCCGACAGACTTGTCGCCGAGGCCGAACGCGTCGACGCCGGTAACTGGCACCGTATGGCGCAATTCGGCTGGGGCGACCGTGACGCGCTGACCATGCTCCAGAACGCCGTACACGAGGGCGTGCACCACCTGCGGGACATCGAAAAGGGCTTGGTCAAGGTCCGCGGCGCCTAG
- a CDS encoding SpoIID/LytB domain-containing protein, which yields MTRAAAASALVAALAPIAAHAAAPASPGLIPALQIDGKGHGHGVGMAQDGALAMGHKGANVKQILGQFYPGTSLGKASGSVRVPVFSGDNVEVAFPDGGDVRGNNGSVHVAPGGSVLLARDGDGTRVKSPTTTPGSPPTTTSTVAPTTTTTGSTTTTTPSPPTTLLPDRSHKRDIAGGLSPTTAPAPTTTTSAPPPPAPTFSGTLVAVPADGGRVGVVPRGRRYRGELDITPVAGGLRFVNHVNVETYLRGMGEVRNPGWPAASLQAQAIAARTYALRAMAAGGELCDSQKCQVYIGSDAEYAAMDKAVAATSGQVLLYGRSLASAVYSANAGGTSADREEGFGMTGGSYPYLRAAPYLTENVDPWSVTIALSDIARRLGYRGNLDAVTVATRGPSGRATSIGLTGSAGDKAVTGLAFASALGLHSTLFDVKGVMATKVASLTGGSVLQAPPEDAPAIADSTPDVTAPSLPSSPVAVPERVAATVPSSSGVGFFSLVAAALWGAAVVSAFRWRRRSRSSIARLLS from the coding sequence TTGACGCGCGCCGCCGCGGCGTCCGCCCTCGTGGCCGCTCTCGCCCCGATCGCCGCCCACGCTGCGGCACCTGCTTCGCCCGGCTTGATCCCGGCGCTCCAGATCGACGGCAAAGGCCACGGCCACGGCGTGGGCATGGCGCAGGACGGCGCCCTGGCCATGGGCCACAAAGGCGCCAACGTGAAGCAGATCCTCGGCCAGTTCTATCCCGGCACCTCGCTCGGCAAGGCGAGCGGCAGCGTGCGCGTGCCGGTGTTCAGCGGTGACAACGTCGAGGTGGCGTTCCCCGACGGCGGCGACGTGCGCGGGAACAACGGGTCGGTGCACGTCGCCCCCGGCGGCTCGGTCCTGCTGGCGCGCGACGGCGACGGCACCAGGGTGAAGTCGCCGACGACCACACCCGGGTCGCCGCCCACCACCACCAGCACCGTCGCGCCGACAACGACGACGACGGGCTCCACCACGACCACCACGCCGTCGCCTCCGACCACGCTGCTACCCGACCGCTCGCACAAGCGCGACATCGCCGGCGGTCTTTCGCCCACGACCGCGCCGGCACCCACGACCACGACGTCAGCCCCGCCGCCGCCCGCGCCGACGTTCTCGGGAACCCTCGTCGCCGTGCCCGCCGACGGCGGCCGCGTCGGCGTCGTTCCCCGAGGCCGCCGCTACCGCGGCGAACTCGACATCACGCCGGTCGCCGGCGGCCTGCGTTTCGTCAACCACGTCAACGTGGAGACGTACCTGCGCGGCATGGGTGAGGTGCGCAACCCCGGTTGGCCCGCCGCCAGCCTGCAGGCGCAGGCGATCGCGGCACGCACCTACGCCTTGCGCGCCATGGCGGCCGGCGGCGAGCTGTGCGACTCCCAGAAGTGCCAGGTCTACATCGGCTCCGACGCTGAGTACGCGGCGATGGACAAGGCCGTCGCCGCCACCAGTGGCCAGGTGCTGCTCTACGGCCGGTCGCTCGCCTCCGCGGTGTACTCGGCGAACGCCGGGGGCACGAGCGCCGACCGCGAGGAAGGCTTCGGGATGACGGGCGGCTCGTACCCGTACCTGCGGGCCGCGCCGTACCTCACCGAGAACGTCGACCCGTGGTCGGTGACCATCGCGTTGAGCGACATCGCCCGCCGCCTCGGTTATCGCGGCAACCTCGACGCCGTCACGGTGGCCACACGTGGTCCGTCGGGCCGAGCCACGTCGATCGGCTTGACGGGCAGCGCCGGCGACAAGGCCGTCACCGGACTGGCGTTCGCGTCCGCGCTCGGCCTGCACTCGACCTTGTTCGACGTCAAGGGCGTCATGGCGACGAAGGTGGCGTCGCTCACCGGCGGCTCGGTACTCCAGGCGCCGCCCGAAGACGCACCGGCGATCGCCGACTCGACACCCGACGTCACGGCGCCGTCGCTCCCGAGCAGTCCCGTCGCCGTGCCCGAGCGCGTCGCCGCCACGGTGCCGTCGTCGTCGGGCGTCGGGTTCTTCTCCCTCGTGGCGGCGGCGTTGTGGGGTGCAGCGGTGGTTAGTGCGTTCCGCTGGCGCCGGCGGTCGCGCTCATCGATCGCGCGTCTGCTGTCGTAG
- a CDS encoding dolichyl-phosphate beta-glucosyltransferase, translating to MSTAVDIVIPVYNEEASLAASVRRLHTFLSEGFPYSWHITIADNASVDTTFDVARLLTNELPAVGAVHLDRKGRGLALRETWSSSDALVVAYMDVDLSTDLAALAPLVAPLLADEADVGIGSRLARGARVTRGFKREFISRAYNLLLKRYSGARFSDAQCGFKAVRRDAAALLVPMIEDNAWFFDTELLLLAEHFGLRIHEVPVHWVDDPDSRVDIARTALEDLRGLRRMKRRFAATTADARSMSATAGASGTH from the coding sequence ATGTCAACCGCCGTCGACATCGTGATCCCCGTCTACAACGAGGAGGCGTCGCTTGCCGCGTCCGTCCGCCGCCTGCACACGTTCCTGAGCGAGGGCTTCCCGTACTCGTGGCACATCACGATCGCCGACAACGCCAGCGTCGACACGACCTTCGACGTCGCCCGGCTGCTCACCAACGAGCTGCCCGCCGTCGGCGCGGTGCACCTTGACCGCAAGGGCCGCGGTTTGGCGCTGCGCGAGACGTGGTCGTCGAGCGACGCGCTGGTGGTGGCCTACATGGACGTCGACCTGTCGACGGACCTAGCGGCGCTGGCACCGCTCGTCGCCCCGCTGCTCGCCGACGAGGCTGACGTGGGTATCGGCTCTCGACTCGCTCGCGGTGCCCGGGTGACGCGCGGTTTCAAGCGCGAGTTCATCTCACGCGCCTACAACCTGCTGCTCAAGCGCTACAGCGGGGCGCGCTTCTCCGACGCGCAGTGCGGCTTCAAGGCGGTGCGCCGCGACGCCGCCGCGTTGCTCGTGCCGATGATCGAGGACAACGCCTGGTTCTTCGACACCGAACTGTTGTTGCTGGCCGAACACTTCGGCCTGCGCATCCACGAGGTGCCCGTCCACTGGGTCGACGACCCCGATTCGCGCGTCGACATCGCCCGGACGGCGCTCGAGGACCTGCGCGGCCTGCGCCGCATGAAGCGCCGCTTTGCCGCTACGACAGCAGACGCGCGATCGATGAGCGCGACCGCCGGCGCCAGCGGAACGCACTAA
- a CDS encoding glycosyltransferase family 39 protein codes for MERSRLRLCALLGLTAALYLWGLSASGWANAFYSAAVQAGTHSWKAAFFGASDAAGSITVDKSPLFLWPMEVSARLFGLSPATILVPNAIEGVLSVAVLYAAVKRWFGETAGLLAGAILALTPAAVLMFRFNNPDSMLVLLLTLAGYAMVRALERGETKWVVACFSLVGLGFLAKMMQAFLVVPAFGVAYLLAGPPQLWRRVVQLALGAAAMVMSLAWWIAAVEITPKSFRPYVGGSQNNSVLNLVFGYNGFGRLTGNERGSVGARHTAAGRPAWGQTGLFRMFDRHFGGQASWLMPAALLLLAVVGVVTARRARTDRTRAALVIWGGWLVITTLTFSLGRGIIHEYYTVALAPGIGGTIGVAGIFVWNARRDLWARITMAAATVLTGVWAAVLIGRTPSWLPWLVPAVLGPAALAAAFIVVGPRMTPKVVTAAAAGALAVAFVGPTAYSLDTAATRHEGAIVSAGPAGQGSYRPPSIARPRRVLSKPTAVTLAVGPTGSPIPVLPGGPRHGGLIGGLLEASRPDHQLKTYLLQDADKYRWIAATIGSEAAAGYQLSTGRSVMPMGGFNGTDPSPTLAQFQRYVAHHEIHYYLSTGRGLGGPGTHGGGLGPKTGTSMGIARWIARHFSAVRVGRVTVYDLTSPATT; via the coding sequence ATGGAACGTTCTCGCCTCCGCCTCTGCGCGCTCCTCGGGCTCACCGCCGCCCTCTATCTGTGGGGTCTCAGCGCGTCCGGGTGGGCCAACGCCTTCTACAGCGCCGCCGTCCAGGCCGGCACCCACAGTTGGAAGGCGGCCTTCTTCGGCGCGTCCGACGCCGCCGGGTCGATCACCGTCGACAAGTCGCCGTTGTTCTTGTGGCCGATGGAGGTGTCGGCCCGACTCTTCGGGCTCAGCCCGGCCACGATCCTCGTCCCCAACGCCATCGAAGGCGTGCTGTCGGTCGCCGTGCTCTACGCAGCAGTCAAGCGGTGGTTCGGCGAGACGGCCGGTCTCCTCGCCGGAGCGATCCTCGCCCTCACCCCCGCGGCGGTACTGATGTTCCGCTTCAACAACCCGGACTCGATGCTGGTGCTCCTCCTGACGCTCGCCGGCTACGCCATGGTCCGCGCGCTCGAGCGTGGCGAGACGAAGTGGGTGGTCGCCTGCTTCAGCCTCGTCGGTCTCGGCTTTCTGGCCAAGATGATGCAGGCGTTTTTGGTGGTGCCCGCCTTCGGCGTCGCCTATCTCCTCGCGGGCCCGCCTCAGCTGTGGCGCCGCGTCGTGCAACTGGCCCTCGGCGCCGCGGCGATGGTCATGTCGTTGGCGTGGTGGATCGCGGCGGTCGAGATCACACCGAAGTCGTTCCGGCCCTACGTCGGCGGCTCGCAGAACAACTCCGTGCTCAACCTCGTATTCGGCTACAACGGCTTCGGCCGGTTGACGGGCAACGAGCGCGGCTCGGTCGGCGCCCGCCACACGGCTGCGGGTCGTCCGGCGTGGGGGCAGACCGGCTTGTTTCGCATGTTCGACCGCCACTTCGGCGGTCAGGCGTCGTGGCTGATGCCGGCAGCACTGCTCCTACTCGCGGTAGTCGGGGTGGTAACGGCGCGCCGCGCCCGCACCGACCGCACCCGCGCCGCGCTCGTCATCTGGGGCGGCTGGCTCGTGATCACGACGCTCACGTTCTCGCTCGGTCGCGGGATCATCCACGAGTACTACACCGTCGCGCTGGCTCCCGGCATCGGCGGCACCATCGGCGTCGCCGGCATCTTCGTGTGGAACGCGCGGCGCGACTTGTGGGCCCGCATCACGATGGCGGCGGCGACGGTGCTGACCGGCGTCTGGGCGGCTGTGCTCATCGGGCGCACGCCGTCGTGGTTGCCGTGGCTCGTCCCCGCTGTGCTCGGGCCCGCCGCGTTGGCGGCGGCGTTCATCGTCGTCGGTCCGCGCATGACGCCCAAGGTCGTCACCGCCGCCGCGGCCGGCGCCCTCGCCGTCGCCTTCGTCGGCCCGACGGCCTACTCGCTCGACACCGCCGCCACCCGCCACGAGGGCGCCATCGTGTCGGCCGGCCCCGCCGGCCAGGGCAGCTACCGCCCGCCGTCGATCGCCCGCCCGCGTCGCGTCCTGTCGAAGCCGACCGCCGTCACCCTCGCGGTCGGACCCACGGGCAGTCCCATACCGGTGCTTCCCGGCGGGCCGCGCCACGGCGGGCTCATCGGCGGACTGCTCGAAGCCAGCCGCCCCGACCACCAACTCAAGACCTACCTGTTGCAGGACGCCGACAAGTACCGCTGGATCGCGGCGACCATCGGCAGCGAAGCGGCCGCCGGCTACCAGCTGTCCACGGGACGCTCGGTCATGCCGATGGGCGGATTCAACGGAACGGATCCCTCACCCACGTTGGCGCAGTTCCAGCGGTACGTGGCGCACCACGAGATCCATTACTACCTGTCGACGGGTCGCGGCCTCGGGGGCCCCGGCACGCACGGCGGTGGACTCGGCCCCAAGACCGGCACGTCGATGGGCATCGCCCGCTGGATCGCCCGTCACTTCAGCGCCGTGCGCGTCGGGCGCGTAACGGTTTACGACCTCACTTCGCCGGCGACGACGTAA
- a CDS encoding M48 family metallopeptidase codes for MSTATSVPVRTIDPGASGITPWRAFRTRPEDWFDPEEIAKARRYTKPLKIVHAVQVVVALVIDVAVVRSHLFPRLLRHLDLHNWVLDVVAVMAGLLVIGIVENIGFQWWRTMVYDKKWEFSTTTVGTFVGDQLKGLAIGVVLNSLILIALWAVIRSTDQWWIFGWAVLAVLQVGIALLAPVLLDPIFNKFTRIEDEDLHADIVATAHSVGADIDQVQMSDASKRDTRKNAYVTGAGKTRRMVVFDTMLEWPRPEVRWVCAHEIGHWRRKHVMKIIPIVLLMLLVDFAALKVILDNDRVLRFAGVHSLHNPAAIPLFMLLFPIPGLVTGLVGAYFQRHNEREADLFGLEAVPDPQAAHSAMRNLYTESLSDLTPSLWKRLTYSHPPVAERLAMIDEWGKRRGLTSSPAK; via the coding sequence GTGTCGACTGCGACTTCGGTGCCGGTGCGCACTATTGATCCGGGGGCGTCGGGGATCACGCCGTGGCGGGCGTTCAGGACGCGGCCGGAGGATTGGTTCGATCCTGAGGAAATCGCCAAGGCGCGCCGCTACACCAAGCCGCTCAAGATCGTGCACGCCGTGCAAGTTGTCGTCGCGCTCGTGATCGACGTTGCCGTCGTGCGCTCGCACCTGTTCCCGCGCCTGCTGCGCCACCTCGACCTGCACAACTGGGTGCTCGACGTCGTCGCGGTGATGGCGGGACTGCTCGTGATCGGCATCGTCGAGAACATCGGCTTCCAGTGGTGGCGCACCATGGTCTACGACAAGAAGTGGGAGTTCTCGACGACCACCGTCGGCACCTTCGTGGGCGATCAGCTCAAGGGCCTCGCCATCGGGGTCGTGCTCAACTCGCTGATCCTCATCGCATTGTGGGCCGTCATCCGGTCGACCGATCAGTGGTGGATCTTCGGCTGGGCGGTGCTGGCGGTACTGCAGGTCGGCATCGCGCTGCTGGCGCCCGTCCTCCTCGACCCGATCTTCAACAAGTTCACCCGCATCGAGGACGAGGATCTGCACGCCGACATCGTGGCGACGGCCCACAGCGTCGGCGCCGACATCGACCAGGTGCAGATGTCGGACGCGTCGAAGCGCGACACGCGCAAGAACGCCTACGTCACCGGTGCCGGCAAGACGCGGCGCATGGTGGTCTTCGACACGATGCTCGAGTGGCCCCGACCCGAGGTGCGGTGGGTGTGCGCCCACGAGATCGGGCACTGGCGCCGCAAGCACGTGATGAAGATCATCCCGATCGTGCTGCTGATGTTGCTCGTCGACTTTGCCGCGCTGAAGGTGATCCTCGACAACGATCGCGTGCTGCGCTTCGCCGGCGTGCACTCGTTGCACAACCCGGCCGCCATCCCTCTGTTCATGCTGCTGTTCCCGATCCCTGGGCTGGTGACGGGACTCGTCGGCGCCTATTTTCAGCGCCACAACGAACGCGAGGCGGACCTGTTCGGGCTCGAGGCGGTACCCGACCCGCAGGCGGCGCATTCGGCGATGCGCAATCTCTATACGGAGTCTCTGTCGGACCTCACGCCGTCGCTGTGGAAGCGGCTGACGTACTCGCATCCGCCCGTCGCCGAACGCCTCGCCATGATCGACGAGTGGGGCAAGCGACGCGGCCTTACGTCGTCGCCGGCGAAGTGA
- the groL gene encoding chaperonin GroEL (60 kDa chaperone family; promotes refolding of misfolded polypeptides especially under stressful conditions; forms two stacked rings of heptamers to form a barrel-shaped 14mer; ends can be capped by GroES; misfolded proteins enter the barrel where they are refolded when GroES binds), whose product MPKLIAFDEQARRSLESGMNQLADAVRVTLGPKGRNVVLEKKWGAPTITNDGVSIAKEIELEDPFEKLGAELVKEVAKKTDDVAGDGTTTATVLAWAMVREGLKNVAAGANPMSLKKGIEAAVEAALASLRDLSKDVDSRDQIAQVAGISAADPEIGELIATAIDRVGKDGVITVEESQTFGMDMEFVEGMRFDKGFISPYFVTDPERMEAVLDDPFILFVGSKISAVRDLLPVLEKVMQGGRPLVVIAEDVEGEALATLVVNKIRGTFKSAAVKAPGFGERRKAMLQDMAILTGGQVVSEEVGLKLESIDLSLLGRARKVVITKDETTIIEGAGDANDVKGRVNQIKAEIDNTDSDYDREKLQERLAKLSGGVAVLKVGAATEVELKEKKHRIEDAVSTAKASIEEGVVPGGGVALLRAQARILDVAEKLEGDEATGARMVAKAVEEPLKQIAVNAGLEGGVVIERVRSLKKQTEGLNAATGEYEDMLKAGITDATKVTSSALQNAASIAALFLTTEAVIVDKPEEAAPAMPGGGMEDF is encoded by the coding sequence ATGCCCAAGTTGATCGCGTTTGACGAGCAGGCCCGCCGGTCGCTCGAAAGCGGCATGAACCAGCTCGCCGACGCAGTACGCGTCACGCTCGGCCCCAAGGGTCGCAATGTCGTGCTGGAAAAGAAGTGGGGTGCCCCCACGATCACGAACGACGGCGTGTCGATCGCCAAGGAAATCGAGCTCGAGGATCCCTTCGAGAAGCTCGGCGCCGAACTCGTCAAGGAAGTCGCCAAGAAGACCGACGACGTCGCCGGTGACGGCACCACCACGGCCACCGTCCTCGCCTGGGCCATGGTGCGCGAGGGCCTGAAGAACGTGGCCGCCGGCGCCAACCCGATGAGCCTGAAGAAGGGCATCGAGGCGGCGGTCGAAGCCGCGCTCGCCTCGCTGCGGGACCTCTCCAAGGACGTCGACAGCCGCGATCAGATCGCCCAGGTGGCCGGCATCTCCGCCGCCGATCCGGAAATCGGCGAGCTGATCGCCACCGCCATCGATCGCGTCGGCAAGGACGGCGTCATCACGGTCGAAGAGAGCCAGACCTTCGGCATGGACATGGAGTTCGTCGAAGGCATGCGCTTCGACAAGGGCTTCATCTCGCCGTACTTCGTCACCGATCCCGAGCGGATGGAAGCCGTGCTCGACGATCCGTTCATCCTCTTCGTCGGCTCGAAGATCTCCGCGGTGCGCGACCTGCTGCCCGTGCTCGAGAAGGTCATGCAGGGCGGCCGCCCGCTCGTCGTGATCGCCGAAGACGTCGAGGGCGAGGCGCTGGCCACCCTCGTGGTCAACAAGATCCGCGGCACGTTCAAGTCGGCCGCCGTCAAGGCGCCGGGCTTCGGCGAGCGCCGCAAGGCGATGCTGCAGGACATGGCGATCCTCACCGGCGGTCAGGTCGTCAGCGAAGAGGTCGGCCTCAAGCTCGAGAGCATCGACCTGTCGCTGCTCGGTCGCGCCCGCAAGGTCGTAATCACCAAGGACGAGACCACCATCATCGAAGGCGCCGGTGACGCCAACGACGTCAAGGGCCGCGTCAACCAGATCAAGGCCGAGATCGACAACACCGACTCCGACTACGACCGCGAGAAGCTCCAGGAGCGTCTCGCCAAGCTGAGCGGCGGCGTGGCCGTGCTCAAGGTCGGTGCCGCGACCGAGGTCGAACTCAAGGAAAAGAAGCACCGCATCGAAGACGCGGTGTCCACGGCCAAGGCGTCGATCGAAGAGGGCGTCGTGCCCGGCGGTGGCGTTGCCCTGCTGCGTGCGCAGGCCCGCATCCTCGACGTCGCCGAGAAGCTCGAAGGCGACGAGGCGACCGGTGCCCGCATGGTGGCCAAGGCCGTCGAAGAACCGCTGAAGCAGATCGCCGTCAACGCCGGCCTCGAAGGTGGCGTGGTGATCGAGCGGGTGCGTTCGCTCAAGAAGCAGACCGAAGGCCTCAACGCCGCCACCGGTGAGTACGAGGACATGCTGAAGGCCGGTATCACCGACGCCACCAAGGTGACGTCGTCGGCCCTCCAGAACGCGGCGTCGATCGCGGCGCTGTTCCTCACCACCGAGGCCGTCATCGTCGACAAGCCCGAAGAGGCCGCCCCGGCGATGCCCGGCGGCGGCATGGAGGACTTCTAG